A stretch of Orientia tsutsugamushi DNA encodes these proteins:
- a CDS encoding autotransporter domain-containing protein: MKNNKKIAIVIISTLFFTYTIQSMANEPNTKSSTANFKAQLSERLRMHQQSPNESDDEDDMEADIKSQQQFADFKKHQNSNNKYVSKIFALETLITKVPRIPDKENNTAPNQNNDATDDWDDDNISSKDLKSSQKPLTFKERAKKIEQTLGPIFAAKSNTNTKQPTDNNVKKPVAAIPNPNTTPIATTHYNDNISSKDLNSSQKTLAFKERAKKIEQTLGPIFAAKSNTNTKQPTGNNVKQHVIMIPNTNTTSIATTHSNNNISSKDLNSSNEALTFKERAKRIEQTLGPIFAAKSNTNTKQPTGNNVKQHVIMIPNTNTTSIATTHSNNNISSKDLNSSNEALTFKERAKRIEQTLGPIFAAKSNTNTKQPTSNNVKNPVVVIPTPNTTSIATTNSKDNISSKDLNSSQKTLTIKEKAKKIEQTLGPIFAAKSNTNTKQPTNNNVKKPVAVIPSPNTTSIATTNSKDNISSKDLNSSQKTLTIKEKAKKIEQTLGPIFAAKSNTNTKQPTDNNVKKPVTAIPKHNITPITTPTHQTLICSDQSNDEIEDICYDAEDVLDCSANQPSLLPPSTLNNSAVQPLNNNNQQFDNSEQNKTIESEIEDVLDCSANQPSLLLPSTLNNSAVQPLNNNNQQFDNSEQNKTIESEIKVKAYFKEQEKALLKAAQTNDIAITSAITAVTATTVSAITSSISKMCQNHRNIISSGSNINNNTSWSIQGKIFSTAINPNESTENNKYNLKSNGIFVTSNKYLTEKIIIGITGLYANSAINYDQSVLTATDCTIYSLSLNGRYYLQRNIFIQGITGFINYDGKNKYTTQSSSKISGESYYGDFMLGCDLHHTNSQLILSPIVGIRYNRIYNSSYELFDDITIGSMNHNTLVGSVGFSTKYTINNISKNISVRPEFQALIHTNLYTNSSNNIMLKHANSINYSDVDNAKPISIDTKPICQLGAAITLLLTNKIELGGSYNIYFAEKYIVKVSTISMKANF; encoded by the coding sequence ATGAAAAATAACAAAAAAATAGCCATAGTAATTATTTCTACATTATTCTTTACCTATACGATTCAAAGTATGGCAAATGAGCCAAATACTAAAAGCAGTACTGCAAATTTTAAAGCACAATTAAGTGAGCGACTACGAATGCATCAACAGTCACCTAATGAATCTGATGATGAGGATGATATGGAGGCAGATATAAAATCCCAACAACAATTTGCAGACTTCAAAAAACATCAAAACAGTAATAATAAATATGTATCAAAAATTTTTGCACTTGAAACTTTAATCACTAAAGTGCCTAGAATACCTGATAAAGAAAATAACACAGCACCAAACCAAAACAACGATGCAACTGATGACTGGGATGACGATAATATCAGCAGTAAAGATTTAAAATCTAGTCAGAAACCTTTAACTTTTAAGGAAAGGGCAAAGAAAATCGAGCAAACATTAGGACCTATATTTGCAGCAAAATCAAATACTAACACTAAACAACCGACCGATAATAACGTCAAGAAGCCTGTCGCAGCAATACCAAACCCTAATACAACTCCTATCGCTACTACGCATTATAACGATAATATCAGCAGTAAAGATTTAAATTCTAGTCAGAAAACTTTAGCTTTTAAGGAAAGGGCAAAGAAAATCGAGCAAACATTAGGACCTATATTTGCAGCAAAATCAAATACTAATACTAAACAACCGACTGGTAATAATGTCAAGCAGCATGTTATAATGATACCAAACACTAATACAACTTCTATCGCTACTACGCATTCTAACAATAATATCAGCAGTAAAGATTTAAATTCTAGTAATGAAGCTTTAACTTTTAAGGAAAGGGCAAAGAGAATCGAGCAAACATTAGGACCTATATTTGCAGCAAAATCAAATACTAACACTAAACAACCGACTGGTAATAATGTCAAGCAGCATGTTATAATGATACCAAACACTAATACAACTTCTATCGCTACTACGCATTCTAACAATAATATCAGCAGTAAAGATTTAAATTCTAGTAATGAAGCTTTAACTTTTAAGGAAAGGGCAAAGAGAATCGAGCAAACATTAGGACCTATATTTGCAGCAAAATCAAATACTAACACTAAACAACCGACTAGTAATAACGTTAAAAATCCTGTTGTAGTGATACCAACTCCTAATACAACTTCCATCGCTACTACCAATTCTAAGGATAATATTAGCAGTAAAGATTTAAATTCTAGTCAGAAAACTTTAACTATTAAGGAAAAGGCAAAGAAAATCGAGCAAACATTAGGACCTATATTTGCAGCAAAATCAAATACTAACACTAAACAACCGACTAATAATAACGTTAAAAAGCCTGTTGCAGTGATACCAAGCCCTAATACAACTTCCATCGCTACTACCAATTCTAAAGATAATATTAGCAGTAAAGATTTAAATTCTAGTCAGAAAACTTTAACTATTAAGGAAAAGGCAAAGAAAATCGAGCAAACATTAGGACCTATATTTGCAGCAAAATCAAATACTAACACTAAACAACCGACTGATAATAATGTCAAGAAGCCTGTCACAGCGATACCAAAGCATAATATAACTCCTATCACTACTCCTACTCACCAGACATTGATATGTTCAGATCAATCCAACGATGAAATAGAAGATATATGTTATGATGCTGAAGATGTTCTAGATTGCTCAGCAAATCAACCTTCATTACTGCCACCTAGTACTCTAAATAATTCTGCTGTTCAACCACTAAATAATAATAACCAACAATTCGATAATTCTGAGCAAAATAAAACTATAGAATCGGAAATAGAAGATGTTCTAGATTGCTCAGCAAATCAACCTTCATTACTGCTACCTAGTACTCTAAATAATTCTGCTGTTCAACCACTAAATAATAATAACCAACAATTCGATAATTCTGAACAAAATAAAACTATAGAATCGGAAATAAAAGTAAAAGCATATTTTAAAGAACAAGAGAAAGCACTGTTAAAAGCTGCACAAACCAATGATATAGCAATAACTAGTGCTATTACTGCTGTTACTGCTACTACGGTAAGTGCTATAACATCAAGCATATCTAAAATGTGTCAAAATCATCGAAATATTATAAGTTCTGGCTCAAATATCAATAATAATACTAGTTGGAGTATTCAAGGAAAAATTTTTTCTACTGCTATCAATCCAAATGAGTCTACAGAAAACAATAAATATAACTTAAAGAGCAATGGTATATTTGTTACATCAAATAAATATTTAACTGAAAAGATTATTATTGGTATTACAGGACTATATGCAAATTCTGCTATTAACTATGATCAAAGTGTATTAACGGCTACAGACTGTACAATATACTCATTATCTTTAAATGGAAGATATTACTTACAACGGAATATATTTATACAAGGAATAACAGGCTTTATCAACTATGATGGAAAAAATAAGTACACTACTCAGTCTTCTAGCAAAATTAGTGGCGAAAGTTACTATGGCGATTTTATGTTAGGATGTGATTTACATCATACTAATTCACAATTAATTTTGTCACCAATAGTTGGTATCAGATATAATAGGATTTATAACTCAAGTTATGAGTTGTTTGATGATATTACTATAGGCAGTATGAATCACAATACATTAGTTGGCAGCGTAGGATTTTCAACAAAATATACTATTAATAATATTAGTAAAAACATTTCAGTAAGACCTGAATTTCAAGCATTGATTCATACTAATTTATACACTAATAGTAGTAATAATATCATGCTAAAGCATGCTAATTCTATTAATTATAGTGATGTGGATAATGCTAAACCTATTAGTATAGATACTAAGCCGATCTGTCAGTTAGGTGCTGCAATTACTCTACTATTAACTAACAAAATAGAATTAGGAGGATCGTATAACATTTATTTTGCTGAAAAGTATATTGTTAAAGTAAGCACTATAAGTATGAAAGCTAATTTTTAG
- the dnaX gene encoding DNA polymerase III subunit gamma/tau, whose product MLERQSGYVVWARKYRPKTMCELIGQEVLTKVLTYSMITGCLSQAYLLSGIRGVGKTTAARIIATTINCLQPLVTSKTIFACTKCNSCIAMENNSHPDINEIDAASRTGVEDVRTIIDDSEYKPLISKYKIFIIDEVHMLSKSAFNALLKLLEEPPSHTIFIFATTEINKIPLTVISRCQKFDLRRLDVNNIVQILSNIIAKENVSATKEILEFIAVKADGSARDAVSLLEQARALSQNIADTASSEAVVISLNTVEQMCGVLDLGKSTDLLSAIAEKNAEKGINIVTDLYISGTDFVVCSQNILDLIGYLIKVKTIDGYTESIYASHNNRLNSLSMKLSLSRLTVLWQIFSKSIQELKISHNPRLCFEVVVIKAIYSFSLPTPIDALRQLKSELTDAKTNVDNAANSPAIAESLPASMDKYELQSYECYSDINNKKMLTKSNNSNNYLTVLVDFLKYLNQIGEVDLYYYLMNIVSVIDITGCSVFLGSKGSNAKMNSQLTMHLCQWKPNNWNVLTVENDTKLPLKAELIQMFKVSKAWDLITTNFKDVEVVDIIMNKK is encoded by the coding sequence ATGCTAGAAAGGCAAAGTGGCTATGTAGTTTGGGCTAGAAAATATAGACCTAAAACTATGTGTGAGTTGATAGGGCAGGAAGTATTAACTAAAGTTTTAACTTATAGTATGATTACTGGCTGCTTATCGCAGGCTTATTTGTTGAGTGGTATTCGCGGCGTTGGAAAAACAACTGCAGCTAGAATCATTGCTACAACAATTAATTGTTTGCAGCCATTAGTAACTTCAAAAACAATATTTGCTTGTACTAAGTGTAATAGCTGTATAGCTATGGAAAATAATAGCCATCCTGATATTAATGAAATTGATGCAGCTAGTAGAACTGGAGTAGAGGATGTAAGAACAATAATTGATGATAGTGAATATAAGCCATTAATTTCTAAATATAAGATATTTATTATTGATGAAGTTCATATGCTCTCTAAGAGCGCATTTAATGCATTGTTAAAGCTTCTTGAAGAACCTCCAAGTCACACTATTTTTATTTTTGCAACAACCGAGATTAACAAAATTCCTTTGACAGTGATTTCTAGATGTCAAAAATTTGACTTAAGACGATTGGATGTGAATAATATTGTTCAAATTTTGAGTAACATTATAGCTAAGGAAAATGTTAGTGCTACTAAAGAAATATTAGAATTTATTGCTGTTAAAGCAGATGGATCTGCAAGGGATGCAGTATCATTACTTGAACAAGCTAGAGCATTATCACAAAATATTGCAGATACTGCAAGTTCTGAGGCAGTAGTGATTAGTTTAAATACTGTCGAACAGATGTGTGGGGTATTAGATTTAGGAAAATCAACAGATCTTCTATCAGCAATTGCTGAGAAAAATGCAGAAAAAGGCATTAATATTGTTACAGATTTATATATAAGTGGAACTGATTTTGTAGTATGCAGTCAAAATATACTAGATCTGATTGGGTATTTAATTAAAGTGAAAACGATAGATGGCTATACTGAATCTATTTATGCGAGCCATAACAATAGATTAAATTCTCTTAGTATGAAATTATCTTTATCGCGATTGACTGTGCTATGGCAAATATTTAGTAAATCTATACAAGAGTTAAAGATTAGTCATAACCCAAGGCTTTGTTTTGAGGTTGTTGTTATAAAAGCTATTTACAGTTTTTCATTACCTACTCCTATAGATGCATTGAGGCAATTGAAGAGTGAATTAACTGATGCTAAAACTAATGTTGATAATGCCGCTAATTCGCCTGCTATAGCTGAATCTTTACCTGCTAGCATGGATAAATATGAGCTACAATCTTATGAATGCTATTCTGATATAAATAATAAAAAAATGTTGACTAAATCTAATAATAGTAATAATTATTTGACGGTTTTAGTAGATTTTTTAAAATATCTTAACCAAATTGGAGAGGTTGATCTTTATTATTATCTAATGAACATAGTTTCGGTTATTGATATTACTGGATGTAGTGTTTTCTTAGGCAGCAAAGGTAGTAATGCAAAGATGAACAGTCAATTAACAATGCATTTATGTCAATGGAAGCCTAATAATTGGAATGTCTTAACTGTAGAAAATGATACAAAATTGCCATTAAAAGCAGAGCTCATTCAAATGTTTAAAGTTTCTAAAGCATGGGATTTAATTACAACTAATTTTAAAGATGTTGAGGTTGTTGATATTATAATGAATAAAAAATAG
- a CDS encoding YbaB/EbfC family nucleoid-associated protein, with protein MRKLRQLLRQVENAQKQVSQKEYSGSAMIEHKKVVTVILDGQANVKSIAIDLALTSNTTSELLEKLVITAFNDAFHQINTEASKMMSNMLGKLTSKLSKMKYPQLDKIDDKVGNAEFDGSAGGNLVNIILNGNGNIKSITIDSSVINDQAMLEDLLVVSYSNAKRKFDSETSNAMSDLLGGGKSVF; from the coding sequence ATGAGAAAATTAAGACAGTTATTAAGACAAGTTGAAAATGCTCAAAAGCAGGTTTCGCAGAAAGAATATAGCGGTAGCGCTATGATTGAGCACAAGAAAGTAGTTACTGTAATTTTAGATGGGCAGGCAAATGTTAAATCCATTGCTATTGATCTTGCTTTAACTAGTAACACTACAAGTGAACTATTAGAAAAATTAGTAATAACAGCTTTTAATGATGCTTTTCACCAGATTAATACAGAAGCATCTAAGATGATGTCAAATATGTTAGGTAAGTTAACTAGTAAACTATCTAAGATGAAGTATCCTCAGCTTGATAAAATAGACGATAAGGTAGGAAATGCTGAATTTGATGGTAGTGCTGGAGGAAATTTAGTCAACATTATATTGAATGGTAACGGCAATATTAAATCTATAACAATTGATTCTTCTGTGATTAATGATCAAGCGATGTTAGAAGATTTGCTTGTAGTATCTTATTCTAATGCTAAGCGTAAATTTGATTCTGAAACTTCTAATGCAATGTCAGATTTGTTAGGTGGAGGCAAATCAGTATTTTGA
- a CDS encoding metal ABC transporter ATP-binding protein produces MTIAEFKKVSKAYSSHYQAIKDINFKIKANEITTLVGPNGAGKTTVAKLLLGLEQPTSGNIVKQNGISLSYVPQKIHLNDNLPINVSEFLSYVASNHQNTLTQVMDFINFEFIKNKQLADLSGGQMQRVAIAASLLKESDLIVLDEPTQGLDVIAQQQLYDLLKKCKQIRKTAIFIISHDLHTVMLNTDQVLCINQHICCSSYLFKYSKENRAYVANLRELDSQIGIYTHNHDHTHN; encoded by the coding sequence ATGACAATAGCAGAGTTTAAAAAAGTATCAAAAGCTTATAGCAGTCATTATCAAGCAATTAAGGATATAAACTTTAAGATTAAAGCTAATGAAATTACTACTTTAGTTGGTCCTAATGGTGCTGGCAAAACAACAGTTGCAAAGCTGTTACTAGGCCTTGAACAACCAACTTCAGGTAATATTGTTAAACAAAATGGGATATCTTTATCATATGTTCCACAAAAAATTCACTTGAATGATAACTTACCAATTAACGTGTCTGAATTTTTATCATATGTAGCTTCTAATCACCAGAATACACTTACTCAAGTAATGGACTTTATTAATTTTGAGTTCATAAAAAATAAACAGCTTGCTGACTTATCTGGAGGCCAAATGCAAAGGGTTGCAATAGCAGCTAGCTTACTCAAAGAATCTGATTTGATAGTTCTAGATGAACCTACTCAAGGGCTTGATGTTATAGCTCAACAACAACTGTATGATCTATTGAAAAAATGTAAGCAGATTAGAAAAACAGCTATATTTATAATTTCGCATGATTTACATACTGTTATGTTAAATACTGATCAAGTTTTATGTATTAATCAACATATATGCTGTAGTAGCTATTTATTTAAATATTCAAAAGAGAATAGAGCATACGTTGCTAATTTAAGGGAGTTAGATTCTCAAATAGGAATATATACTCATAATCATGACCACACTCATAATTAA
- a CDS encoding metal ABC transporter permease, producing the protein MTTLIINLVIATVLISILLASLGCIILWQRYTSFSDGLVHSCVLAGSMVAIFNLPTLISAFLVALIYSGAIFFFSNNNYNKSTVVFIVSNGMLALSAILSTIVPGAPTVSSLLFGGELWLINSTDIIILFILVLIIGALIYTNFKAIILISLNKELAVVILERHPRVIEMMFLVILSTTIIVTIKIFGGLFLTAWLVIPAATARMISNSAAKMIIYSNLLSVMFNLTGIGVSVYLDTPTTATMVFTNFLAFVVIFIIFKTSD; encoded by the coding sequence ATGACCACACTCATAATTAATTTAGTTATTGCAACAGTATTAATAAGTATACTGCTTGCATCACTTGGGTGCATAATATTGTGGCAGCGTTACACAAGTTTTAGCGATGGATTAGTACATTCTTGCGTATTAGCTGGAAGCATGGTAGCTATATTTAATTTACCAACACTAATTTCTGCATTTTTAGTAGCACTAATATATTCTGGAGCAATTTTTTTTTTTAGTAACAATAATTACAATAAATCAACAGTAGTTTTTATTGTTTCAAATGGTATGCTGGCTTTATCAGCTATTTTATCAACTATTGTTCCAGGCGCACCAACTGTTTCTAGCCTTTTGTTTGGTGGAGAATTATGGCTAATAAATTCAACTGACATAATAATTTTATTTATTTTAGTATTAATAATAGGAGCGCTAATATATACAAATTTTAAGGCAATTATATTAATATCTTTAAATAAAGAACTTGCTGTAGTGATTTTAGAAAGGCATCCTAGAGTTATTGAAATGATGTTTTTGGTTATTTTATCAACTACGATCATTGTTACTATAAAAATATTTGGCGGCTTGTTTCTAACTGCATGGCTTGTAATTCCAGCAGCAACTGCAAGAATGATCAGCAATTCTGCAGCTAAGATGATAATTTACTCTAATCTGCTATCTGTAATGTTTAATCTTACTGGAATCGGTGTATCTGTATATCTTGATACTCCTACTACAGCAACAATGGTATTTACTAATTTCTTAGCTTTTGTTGTTATATTTATTATATTTAAAACTTCAGATTAG